The following proteins are co-located in the Calliphora vicina chromosome 2, idCalVici1.1, whole genome shotgun sequence genome:
- the LOC135951099 gene encoding uncharacterized protein LOC135951099, protein MKLLHTVLILGLIQLLSVKPLLASSSFRNKLVQFYDQELLLLSNEFCEKAKSFCEKILQDEMVQQPKTPKMREFKQNITDFLQEYTAYKHYGLINELVLLFEDKIPEPSNDQDSQYIWQLLRKLGYHELSDEYENNFQKFAKQKFLPKFEELKLQLSTEELKQHENLLKWFKGLKQCQDYKCDHKYFSRLLRTPKEQLFGYVHEQLENINIYYGNNAYNIAKAVLKDQRLKQLNPAVQQNLTNILREFIGKYESNHDVNKLFNIAQIFYNQIILKFYYNPLDDQQLLVTIFDDKGYVKFESNYLQKFNDFVQRGFYKKFEEFKNSLGSKELANEKPILEWFQHFKGLTEYSDRVAAFEKLSAIE, encoded by the exons ATGAAACTTTTACATACTGTTTTAATCTTGGGACTAATACAA ctGCTTTCAGTGAAACCTTTGCTAGCTTCATCTTCATTTAGGAATAAACTTGTGCAATTCTATGATCAAGAATTACTATTATTGTCCAATGAATTCTGTGAAAAGGCCAAAAGTTTCTGTGAAAAAATACTTCAAGATGAAATGGTGCAACAGCCTAAAACCCCTAAAATGCGagagtttaaacaaaatataacagaTTTTTTACAGGAGTATACGGCTTACAAACATTATGGCTTAATTAATGAATTAGTTTTGCTATTTGAGGATAAAATACCGGAACCCAGCAACGACCAGGATTCCCAGTATATCTGGCAGTTATTGAGAAAACTAGGTTATCATGAGTTAAGTGAtgaatatgaaaataattttcaaaaatttgccaAACAAAAGTTTCTACCCAAATTCGAGGAGTTAAAGCTACAACTTTCAACAGAAGAACTAAAACAACATGAGAACTTATTAAAGTGGTTCAAGGGCTTAAAACAGTGTCAGGATTACAAGTGCGATCACAAATATTTCAGTAGATTACTACGAACTCCCAAAGAACAGCTATTTGGTTATGTTCATGAACAACTGGAAAACATTAATATCTATTATGGCAACAATGCTTACAATATTGCCAAGGCAGTTTTAAAAGACCAAAGGCTAAAACAACTTAATCCAGCTGTACAGCAAAACTTAACAAATATTCTTAGAGAATTCATTGGAAAATACGAAAGTAATCATGATGTTAATAAGTTATTTAATATAGCGCAGATTTTCTACaatcaaataatattgaaattttactataatccCTTGGATGACCAACAATTGCTGGTGACAATCTTTGATGACAAAGGCTATGTTAAATTTGAGTCCAATTATCTACAGAAATTCAATGACTTTGTACAGCgtggtttttataaaaaatttgaggaATTTAAAAACTCTTTAGGTTCCAAGGAATTGGCCAATGAGAAGCCCATATTAGAATGGTTTCAGCATTTCAAAGGTTTAACTGAATATTCAGATAGAGTTGCAGCATTTGAGAAATTAAGTGCAATTgagtaa